TGCCATTCATCTCCTGATATCGACACTTTTCTTTGCAGGCCAGTGATGGACTGTGGTACCAGATGAACGATGAATCTGTGGTTCTTTGCAACATCGACACAGTTCTCAGGCAGcaagcctatttactgttttacatCAGGTAATCACAAGTtttaagctgtgttcagaatatgtttccttttcctggctttgctatttttcttcagatcctCTGGAGTGTTTCTGTCATAGCAGACAATTACCACCTGCATCGTTCAGCCCaatcaaatttcccatttgtggTCTTAGTTACATATTCTCTCTGTCATATAAAGTGCTCCAAGAAAATGCCTGAacccagaggaggctgcaagaacagccctcagcagagatccctcttttttccccaggtgctctgatttgaAAGTTGCACAAATGACTTCTTCCTCACCGGCACCATCACACgccctttccctcctcagtcagtgggcggccggcagcaagcaggtgggttctgtgggACCGCAGTGTCTGCCCCGTAGGACTAAGGTGGCTGCAGGGAGGTggtcagggcaccagatggacagcgGGTTTCTTTCAGGGATCTTGGCAGcgctctcttttccctcccacacagcagctttctgcacagctgcagcacggctccctctcccagcatcccacctgCATCCATCCCATTTGTCCTCCTTGGCCCCTCTGCAGCGTCCTGGAGCCTTTGGGAGGCCCTTAGTTGTCCCCTCAAAGCTTCTGGGGGTTCCCCACTGGTGGGTCCtgtcaggaggaaagggcaggagcttctcacagctctctttgcaggacatggcggGGGGCATGGAGGactctgcagaggacagcagctcctccgcaccagccagcagcagccagcaaagctgggcaggtgcccgggaggcagctgcgggcCGGCCGTGCCCCATCTGGCCAGGCAGGATCAACAGCATCTCCTCCGTGGGCTCCTGCTTGCGTCGCTTCTTCCATGGCTGCATCAGGCTGGtgtccagaaggaaagctgcGCGCCCGCTGCGCTGTCACCCCCGTGACCGTGTGCCCCACACTGCGCGAGAgggcagcagcaaagaggagcagggattcagcccttctgcccacTGCCAGGAGAACGGTGCCAGGGAGAGGGCCCGCAGCAGATCCCCGCAGTGGGGCAACCATCTCCGCAGCTGGGTTGTGGACGCCACGGACTACGAACATTCAgatgggaggagggagagaaccaGTCCCCTGAGCTGTGACCGCACTCACAGGGATGAGGCAGCTCCAAgactctccagcagcagctcccagtctgcaccagcacctccagtgccctccagcagcagctcccagtctgcaccagcacctccagtgccctccagcagcagctcccagtccgttcctgcccccagagctgctcaggagcaaaccCGGCCAAGGCAGAGAGATCGGAGCAGATCCCCATGGCGGGGCTGTGATCTCCGCAGCCGGTTTGTGGAGATCACGGACCAGCATCGCTCAGTGAGGAGGacaaggagctggagaacaagtcctCCATGGCGTGACCGAGCCCTAAGGGATGATGCGGCTCCAGGActctccaacagcagctcccagtgtcCTTCCACACCcaaagctgctcaggagcaaaccCGGCCAAGGCAGAGAGATCGGAGCAGATCCCCATGGCGGGGCTGTGATCTCTGCAGACAGTTTGTGGAAATCACGGACTGTGACCCCTCAGAACacagcgggaggaggaggagaggcaggaagGCTTCAGTGCCCCGGagttacaaatcagaaaaacagcCAGTGGTGACAGAGGCAGATTGCAGCCTGGGATGAGGGAGGACACAGCGTCTGAAGCCTGTGATGccagagaagaggaggaagagtccAGGAAGCACCAaagctgccccagcagggaccaagctgccccaagggcaccagcagccagtgctgcctctggccaggaagagctcagagagcccttccagagccaggggcagctctgccagccagcCCGCCTGCCCACAGGCCCCTCGAGGAGGAGCTGCTTCTGCGTCCCACGGCTGGGATCGCTTCTCAGAAACACTCACTGGGCACCAGCAGGCCGAAAAGCCAAAGccataattaaaacaaattcctGTTGGCCTTGCGTGTGTCATTGATGggctgtttgcttctctgtgggttttggggAAATTGGTGAAATCCCTTTTCTGAGAAGTCTCTGTGATGGGGTTTTGGGAGCTGTGTGCTGCGTGTTCCCATCTTGccctctcttctgtttcaatgtGGAGGTCGAGGTGTAAGGAGCcattgaaggaggaatgttgtttttacaactgatctggcacctgaccccagctgggggaggactgagagacatcagactatgaatccttaatgtaaaacaaagtctcttcaaaATAATCCCAGAATAcaaactgattactgtatttaaaaagttaagctaagTGATAGGGTAACCCAAGATAGGGTAaccaggaatccatattttaattaaatcaagAAGGTTAGAgagttgttagaattagatgaatgagacaggtaaactgaggcatgtgtcgggtagtctgtaaactctgcagtacccaaccaatggggagcaggggagggaatttgcagccaggatttgggggggatatAAGCGGAGGCTTTTTGCCCTGTTCTGTGTACCTACTTTTGGATAGAACACCCGGTCTTGTAAAACcatttataaaatatgcttcgctgagagatcctgcccaGGCCTATTCTATTGGCAAGGTGATTGTTTCCTACAACAggattcagcagcagaagggaggcaggacaagagggtccatgaggtcagaaagcacagcagacagctgggacgtggggtcacgggcgccaaacccagctcgggttGGAACACCCTGGGAGAACTTGCTGGTGAGGAGGGAGGACAAGAGAACACAGAAATTCTCAATTCTTTCCCTGATTAAATTCATCTGTGCCCACaccgtgtctttgtttctccttgaactgttcctgaagtagtaacagctcattatggggcccttgaattgccttaaAGAGCTAGACcaagttttgatctggactgttgctgcgcttggaggctgctgtccttgaagaccagatgaactaacttccgccaccctgccttggcagtttattccgtctgtgtcacagctctgtctgcaacactgacagctccagctcagccagtcaggtccctggctgaggacattgcctcccatctgggctgaaccaccccagctgtggcaccagcccagctctgacctgctccaaggaaacctggtaccaagtgtccaagagcccacgggtgcaaaggctttgcttcagagcacagaaatgaCATGGCccaagattgctgaatgtctctctagccctaggagtataaaaccagaataaaatgcctaaattccttCAACTAAAGATATTCTTTCCCCCAGCCTGGAAAAATTTGATCCGTTGCTATGATCTTCCCagtgtcctgtctaatgatgggacaagaaaaaatgtttctcacaCCCAAATTCTTTTCTAATGTGAACAATGCTTTTGCaggaaagaagtgtctctgtAGTGTTGAGGGAAGAAACATCATTGATTACTTCACAGCGTTTCATGGGACGTTCCCCCGGAGATCCAGGAACACCacaggggagcccagaggggcagagaaagggacatcatgggctgctcctgtgctgctgagctgggctgggctcctgggacagagggagctcatggcaagcggcagcgctgcagagagacagctctgcccaggagcagctcctctgcaaagcgcagcagggctgagggctctgcctgcagcaccgaggggactggagccaggcacagagaggggaaacgCAGTCTGGGGTAGTGAGACggctgagagatcactggaggagaaatcttcacagtccttaacacagtaagtctctgggtgcagggcggtgcagatgaggatcctgcaattatctcccagagctggcacaacgcatggctggtgtggaggagaaggatctgctcCTTCAGCAAGGATTCCCTGCatggacagggcacgacagctgccttctcccagctgcagggtgtgaagctggggagcacccaggggtggccagggctgtcctgcagagcagggtccctgcaccccagggctgtgccggggcagggactctgccgcctgccagggtcagcgctcagcctgcccggggagatcccaacaacactgaggggagaagccgtggggggaaggagtgacccccggcagggcagggtccttctgctgttgagaggaGACAGcgcacagctccagctcactctGGGACACTTGGAGAGGGTCCTTGTGAAGAACATTGAGGCAGCCTTTTTCCAGATactgtgctttgattttttccactcttgatttgctgggtgggcagtgggagatggggatttatttctctgccctggagaaggcaACTGAGGCCCCAGTTCTCATTAGGACttgtctgagctgctcctgagcccctgcacacacagagctgcccctgggcagtgcccggggCCAGGAGGTatgagcaggacagagctgagcacacagcaggaGAGTTTGACTCtatgagcagtgacagggagcagacccagggacagagatgcagctcccagcagggacagctccaggcagcagagacatgggcagggagagggagctgggaccagaaatgctggggaggggattcagGAACCCCCCTGCTATCTTCTGCAGTGCAGActcatttcccagtgcaaccccctgctctcctctcctcccaagCAGCGCCTCTGCCCCGAAGCCATGGGGTCCAGGGCATGAGtcaccacctcagcagctggacctgcAGGTGAAGGGTTCCTAGAAGGTGGTACACAAAAAAGATGCTAAAAGCACTTGCCCTACCGTGACATCATGTGAGTGGCAGTGAGCACAGCTGGGTAGGGAGAAGGCTTCCCATCATGCccgtctgcctttctgtccttgctttatttcttctgtagCACTGCcgtgttcttccctgtttctccacctgtcctGGTGCTCTTACTCTCTAGGGTTGGGGTGAGGATGTGAGTCAGTTTTTGTTTGTACACCAACACTGGGAGTCCTGTCCCAGAAGCATCCTCATGGAAACTAGATGCTGAAGCTACATTTTAAGCTGTGAAGAACCATGCCATTCAGCTGGTAGTGTGGAGAATGAGCGGAATCATTGCTCTTTCAGGGAAGGGATTTTCTATGAGAAAtgacatgttttttttcttcagtgatgtCTCACCGAagctgtcactgtcttttcttctttgggcAGGTCctcagcagaggcagcaaatgttcaacagcagctccatcacccagttcctcctcctggcattctcagacacacgggagctgcagctcttgcacttctggctcttcctgggcatctacctggctgccctcctgggcaacggcctcatcatcaccaccatagcctgtgaccagcacctccacacccccatgtacttcttcctcctcaacctttccctcctcgacctgggcttCATCTCCACCACTGTTCCGAATTCAATGGCAAATTCCCTGTGGGACATCAGGGCCATCTCCTACTTGGGTTGTGTTGCACagatatttctgctttccttcttgATTGCAACAGAATATTCTCTTCTCAcagtcatgtcctacgaccgctacgttgccatctgcaaacccctgcactacgggaccctcctgggcagcagagcttgtgtccacatggcagcagctgcctgggcctgtgggtttctcagtgctctgctgcacacggccaatacattttcactgccgctctgcaagggcaatgccctggaccagttcttctgtgaaatcccccatatcctcaagctctcctgctcagatgcctatctcagggaacttgggcttgtTATATTTGGTGCCTCTGTAttctttgtctgttttgtgttcatcctcctgtcctatgtgcagatcttcagggccgtgctgaggatcccctctgagcagggacggcacaaagccttttccacgtgcctccctcacctggccgtggtctccctgtttgcaAGCACCTCTTtttttgcctacctgaagcccccttccctttcctcgCCATCCGTGGATTTGGTGATGGCAGTTCTCTACTCAGTtttgcctccagcagtgaaccccctcatatacagcatgaggaacaaaGAGATCAAAAATTCCCTGAGGAAAGTGTTTGAACACTTACTCTTTCAGCATCATTAAGGTACTCACATGCCTTATAAGAACCCAACAGTATCTCAGGAAATCTCAGGACtatcttttgttcttttccttattttgttattttcttaatacCTTTGATAATACTAATTGCAATGAAATAGTAGTATTCAACTCACTTCTTGGCATGTTTTTTATGAGCTGCTATCCCAATGTACTGTCATGGTTTGACCCCAGtaggcagctcagcaccacacagccacttgctcactcctcCAAAGTGGGttgggggagagaattggaagtGTAAAAGTGAGACAGTTCCTCAGTTGAGATAAAGGTAGGTTAATTGGTAAATCAAAAGTTGTGTtcataagcaaagcaaaataaacaaatcattTGCTGCTTCCCATCAGCCGGGAAGGTCTTTggccatctccaggaaaactGGGCTTCATCACACATAACAATTCCTTGGGAAGATAAACATCATCACGCCCAatgtcctcccctcccttcttttGCTCCCAGCTTTTagtgctgagcatgatgtcatatgctTGGGAAGATCCCTTGGGATcccagttggggtcagctgtcccagccatgtccccttCCCAAATTCTCTCCAATACCCAGACTACTCGCTGGTGTGGTGGTTTGAGAAGTAGAAAAAGCCTTGATGCTGggtaagcactgctcagcaggaactagaacatccctgtgttattaACCCTGCAGCCATGGCCATGGCCAGCAGTAGGACATGGCTTTGCAGTGCTGGACAAGGGAGCATTTCTGTGCCTGCAGAGAGGAGTCCAGGAGCAAGAGAAACCTCTTTCTGCAGACACTCATTTGGGGCAGGCCgctctgctgctggaccagGACTCTTGTTCTGgcctggggagaggggctggcacTGAGGGACACAGGCCGTCTGTGCTGGGGGTCTCCTGGAGTTGACATCAGCAGTCCTGGATTTCCACTGGTCTCCATGTCCTTGTGCCAtgtccagctccagccctggggctgtgggggaggCTGAGACCCATCTgtgcccccagcagctgctgcgcccttcagaggggctgggg
This window of the Caloenas nicobarica isolate bCalNic1 chromosome 30, bCalNic1.hap1, whole genome shotgun sequence genome carries:
- the LOC135999823 gene encoding olfactory receptor 14J1-like; the encoded protein is MFNSSSITQFLLLAFSDTRELQLLHFWLFLGIYLAALLGNGLIITTIACDQHLHTPMYFFLLNLSLLDLGFISTTVPNSMANSLWDIRAISYLGCVAQIFLLSFLIATEYSLLTVMSYDRYVAICKPLHYGTLLGSRACVHMAAAAWACGFLSALLHTANTFSLPLCKGNALDQFFCEIPHILKLSCSDAYLRELGLVIFGASVFFVCFVFILLSYVQIFRAVLRIPSEQGRHKAFSTCLPHLAVVSLFASTSFFAYLKPPSLSSPSVDLVMAVLYSVLPPAVNPLIYSMRNKEIKNSLRKVFEHLLFQHH